The Mesorhizobium koreense genome includes a window with the following:
- a CDS encoding glutathione S-transferase, which translates to MKLYDGGRAPNPRRVRVFLAEKGIEVPLVPVDMGALGHRSEEVASRNPLKRLPVLELDDGTIITESVAICRYFEELHPEPPLFGKGVLGKTLVEMWQRRMELNFMFCVAQAFRHIHPAMKDWEVPQIPEWGEANKPRTLEFLALFDRELASREFAAGDEYSIADITGLIGVDFMKPARIAMPPEFTNVIRWHAALAARPSAEA; encoded by the coding sequence ATGAAGCTTTATGACGGAGGGCGCGCTCCCAATCCGCGCCGGGTGAGGGTGTTCCTGGCGGAGAAGGGCATCGAGGTGCCGCTCGTCCCGGTCGATATGGGAGCGCTCGGCCACCGTTCCGAGGAAGTCGCCAGCCGCAATCCGCTGAAGCGCCTGCCGGTGCTGGAACTGGATGACGGGACGATCATCACCGAGTCGGTCGCCATCTGCCGCTATTTCGAGGAACTTCATCCCGAACCGCCTCTCTTCGGCAAGGGCGTCCTGGGCAAGACGCTGGTGGAGATGTGGCAGCGGCGCATGGAACTGAACTTCATGTTCTGTGTCGCGCAAGCGTTCCGCCACATCCACCCTGCCATGAAGGATTGGGAGGTGCCGCAGATCCCGGAATGGGGAGAGGCGAACAAGCCGCGCACGCTCGAATTCCTTGCCCTGTTCGACCGCGAACTGGCGAGCCGCGAATTCGCCGCCGGCGACGAATATTCGATTGCCGATATCACCGGCCTGATCGGTGTCGATTTCATGAAGCCCGCGCGCATCGCCATGCCGCCGGAATTCACTAACGTCATCCGCTGGCACGCCGCACTTGCCGCGAGGCCTAGCGCGGAAGCCTGA
- a CDS encoding sensor histidine kinase, whose translation MLQRSQTADKIIVDRRKPHRHSDVARAVRRTRERLSQQAGNPIFDRELLKLHAHAIVGGAPAIPLMVLLVTAAGLFAGMSGEILIWAFCTVTFYAVLAVTARRIDQAETSAIETATASRNLLVGHFFSGLGWAYLAWLGCTECRVDQFPVIKAVVLLIAIAATALIASSLRYALVVTFALPVAAYLAFGANLSNPVEAIMAGLLFLALPFFSYIASHLNRTATMLLSFRSEKDALIAELETAKSMSDEARRRAEEANLAKSRFLASMSHELRTPLNAILGFSEVMAKEVLGPLENESYRQYARDINDSGQHLLDLINEILDLSRIEAGRYALNEEPLRLAHVVEDCCRMMELKAHNKSLRIVQQYEEHLPRLYADERALRQIALNLLSNAVKFTPSNGEIRVRVGWTIGGGQYVSVKDNGPGIPPEEIPVVLSAFGQGSIAIKSAEQGTGLGLPIVQGMMHMHGGEFELISKLREGTEALAVFPASRVMEELPAMPTAEPKRAARR comes from the coding sequence GTGCTGCAGCGCTCGCAAACAGCGGACAAGATCATCGTCGACCGCAGGAAACCGCATCGCCACAGCGATGTGGCTCGTGCGGTGCGCCGCACGCGTGAGCGCCTGTCCCAGCAAGCGGGCAACCCCATCTTCGACCGCGAACTGCTGAAACTGCACGCCCATGCGATCGTCGGCGGAGCACCCGCCATTCCGCTGATGGTGCTGCTCGTCACCGCCGCCGGCCTCTTCGCCGGTATGAGCGGCGAAATCCTGATCTGGGCCTTTTGTACGGTGACCTTCTATGCCGTGCTCGCGGTCACCGCCCGGCGCATCGACCAGGCCGAGACCTCGGCCATCGAGACGGCGACAGCGTCGCGCAACCTCCTTGTCGGCCATTTTTTCAGCGGACTGGGCTGGGCCTATCTCGCCTGGCTCGGCTGCACGGAATGCCGCGTCGACCAGTTCCCCGTCATCAAGGCGGTGGTGCTCCTGATCGCAATCGCGGCCACCGCGCTGATTGCCTCGTCGCTCCGTTACGCACTGGTTGTCACCTTCGCGCTCCCGGTCGCCGCCTATCTGGCCTTCGGCGCAAACCTCTCCAATCCGGTCGAGGCGATCATGGCGGGGCTGCTGTTCCTCGCCCTGCCCTTTTTCTCCTATATCGCCAGCCATCTTAACCGCACCGCCACCATGCTGCTTTCCTTCCGCTCGGAGAAGGACGCGCTCATCGCGGAACTCGAAACCGCCAAATCCATGTCCGACGAGGCGAGGCGTCGCGCGGAGGAAGCCAATCTCGCCAAATCGCGTTTCCTTGCCTCGATGAGCCATGAATTGCGGACGCCGCTCAACGCGATCCTCGGCTTTTCGGAAGTAATGGCGAAGGAAGTGCTGGGGCCGCTCGAAAACGAAAGCTACCGGCAATACGCGCGCGACATCAACGATTCAGGCCAGCACCTGCTCGATCTCATCAACGAGATCCTCGACCTCTCCCGTATCGAGGCGGGCCGCTATGCGCTGAACGAGGAGCCGCTCAGGCTTGCGCATGTCGTCGAGGATTGCTGCAGGATGATGGAACTGAAAGCGCATAACAAGAGCCTCCGCATCGTCCAGCAATATGAAGAACACCTGCCGAGGCTCTATGCCGACGAGCGCGCGCTGAGGCAGATCGCACTCAATCTTCTCTCCAACGCGGTGAAGTTCACGCCGAGCAACGGCGAAATCCGCGTACGCGTCGGCTGGACCATCGGCGGCGGCCAGTATGTCTCCGTCAAGGACAACGGTCCCGGTATTCCGCCGGAAGAGATACCGGTTGTTCTTTCCGCCTTCGGCCAGGGCTCCATCGCCATCAAGAGTGCCGAGCAAGGCACCGGGCTCGGCCTGCCGATCGTTCAGGGCATGATGCACATGCATGGCGGCGAGTTCGAACTGATCTCGAAGTTGCGCGAAGGGACCGAGGCTCTGGCGGTCTTCCCGGCATCGCGCGTGATGGAAGAACTGCCGGCCATGCCGACGGCCGAACCGAAGCGCGCCGCCCGCCGCTGA
- a CDS encoding nicotinate-nucleotide--dimethylbenzimidazole phosphoribosyltransferase, giving the protein MTSGLPFDDFRTLLAAPRPIDQKAADHVVQDFRRYAGKGGSLGCLEELAVWLAGWSGRPRPMILRPLLAIFAGSHGVAARNISALPIGATAAMVERCSSGAAPACQLCSTYDLGLKVFDLALDLPTGDIAIESALDEKATAATMAFGMEAIAGGTDLLCLSAFGVGNSTVAAAICAALFGGRGADWVGDEPGADRSIRGRKAGMVDAALSVHSGRLADPLEVLRRLGGREFAAIAGAIIAARSEHIPVVLDGYPAVAAAAVLHAVNPDAIGHCVLAGLSADDGQAKAAARLGFKPLLDLDIGESGVAAVLAAGLLKAASTCYASVAVSGVR; this is encoded by the coding sequence ATGACCAGCGGCCTTCCTTTCGATGATTTTCGCACATTGCTCGCCGCGCCGCGTCCGATAGACCAAAAGGCGGCGGACCACGTTGTGCAGGATTTCCGCCGCTACGCCGGGAAGGGCGGTTCGCTCGGCTGCCTGGAGGAGCTTGCCGTCTGGCTGGCGGGATGGAGCGGCCGACCGCGCCCGATGATCCTTCGCCCGCTGCTTGCGATCTTTGCCGGCAGCCATGGCGTGGCGGCGCGCAACATTTCGGCCCTGCCGATCGGTGCAACGGCCGCTATGGTTGAACGGTGCAGTTCCGGCGCTGCGCCTGCCTGCCAGCTTTGCTCGACTTACGATCTCGGCCTGAAGGTGTTCGACCTCGCGCTCGACCTGCCGACCGGCGATATCGCGATAGAGTCGGCACTCGATGAAAAGGCGACCGCCGCGACCATGGCCTTCGGCATGGAGGCGATCGCGGGTGGCACCGACCTTCTCTGCCTCAGCGCTTTCGGCGTCGGCAATTCGACGGTTGCGGCTGCGATCTGCGCGGCTCTTTTCGGCGGGCGAGGGGCGGATTGGGTCGGAGACGAGCCAGGGGCGGACCGTTCAATAAGAGGGCGCAAGGCCGGAATGGTCGATGCCGCCCTTTCCGTTCATTCAGGACGCCTCGCCGATCCACTGGAAGTGCTGCGCCGCCTCGGCGGCCGCGAATTCGCCGCAATCGCCGGCGCAATTATCGCGGCGCGCTCAGAACATATTCCGGTGGTGCTGGACGGCTATCCCGCCGTTGCCGCCGCCGCCGTTCTCCATGCCGTGAATCCCGATGCCATCGGCCATTGTGTGCTTGCCGGGCTTTCGGCCGACGACGGACAGGCGAAGGCGGCAGCGCGGCTCGGCTTCAAGCCGTTGCTCGATCTCGACATCGGGGAAAGCGGCGTTGCGGCGGTGCTTGCCGCCGGGCTACTGAAGGCTGCATCGACCTGCTACGCTTCGGTTGCCGTCTCAGGCGTGCGCTGA
- a CDS encoding DUF1289 domain-containing protein → MTAIESPCILVCSIDMKTGYCFGCGRTRDEIGAWLTMTPEIRREIMAELPARLATVERRPRRETRRARMARERGSVG, encoded by the coding sequence ATGACCGCAATCGAATCTCCGTGCATCCTCGTTTGCTCAATTGACATGAAAACGGGCTATTGCTTCGGCTGCGGACGCACGCGCGATGAGATCGGCGCCTGGTTGACCATGACGCCTGAGATACGGCGCGAGATCATGGCGGAACTGCCGGCCCGTCTCGCAACCGTCGAACGACGCCCGCGCCGTGAAACGCGCCGCGCCCGCATGGCGCGCGAAAGAGGTTCTGTCGGGTGA
- a CDS encoding TIGR02281 family clan AA aspartic protease codes for MRNRLLWFILGAIGVALVLLVTNNDAGSTFGIGNEKFGHGIYLALWGLVIAAGVVGSRRLMGNAARDVAIWIAVVFVLVAGFQYRYELQDVAYRVTAGLIPGSPLSSVDGNGRNVVTLQKLDNGHFGVRADVNDAGVSMIVDTGATRTVLTADAASRAGIDISKLNYNLPVMTANGLAQAASVTVDELSVGSIKRRHMAVLVAAPGSLGESLLGMNFINSLSGFDMRGDRMTLYD; via the coding sequence ATGCGTAATCGGCTGCTCTGGTTCATACTGGGCGCCATCGGGGTCGCCCTCGTCCTCCTCGTCACCAACAACGATGCGGGATCGACGTTCGGTATCGGCAACGAAAAATTTGGCCACGGCATCTATCTCGCGCTCTGGGGCCTGGTGATCGCCGCCGGCGTGGTCGGCTCGCGTCGCCTGATGGGAAATGCCGCGCGCGATGTCGCGATATGGATCGCGGTCGTGTTCGTGCTCGTCGCCGGGTTCCAATATCGTTATGAACTGCAGGATGTCGCCTATCGCGTCACCGCGGGGCTAATTCCGGGAAGCCCCCTCTCGTCGGTGGACGGGAACGGACGCAATGTGGTGACCCTACAAAAGCTCGACAACGGCCATTTCGGCGTGCGCGCCGATGTCAACGACGCTGGCGTATCCATGATCGTCGATACCGGCGCGACACGGACCGTGCTGACCGCCGATGCGGCCAGCCGTGCCGGCATCGACATCTCGAAGCTCAACTATAATCTGCCGGTGATGACCGCCAATGGCCTGGCGCAAGCAGCAAGCGTAACCGTTGACGAGCTTTCGGTGGGCTCAATCAAGCGCCGGCACATGGCCGTGCTGGTTGCGGCGCCCGGCAGCCTCGGTGAAAGCCTGCTCGGCATGAATTTCATCAACTCGCTCTCCGGCTTCGACATGCGCGGCGACCGGATGACCCTCTACGACTAA
- the dusA gene encoding tRNA dihydrouridine(20/20a) synthase DusA — protein MHEKKIAIAPMMDWTDRHCRFFHRQLTSRAVLYTEMVVADAVIHGDRERLLGFSGAEQPVALQLGGSDPAKLAEAARIGAESGYTEINLNVGCPSDRVQSGTFGACLMRTPELVGACVEAMKAAVPIPVTVKCRLGVDDQDPETALDELTDAVLATGADGLWVHARKAWLEGLSPKENREIPPLDYGRVYRLKARYPDRFIGINGGIRTVAEAREHLAHTDGVMFGRAAYHEPGMLAGVDEILGERPSEPVDLACVVETMADYAARHIERGGRLAHVTRHMTGLFHGLPGARRYRQILSTDATRPGAGPEVLLAAFDAVRLAPAEEAA, from the coding sequence ATGCACGAAAAGAAAATAGCCATTGCACCCATGATGGACTGGACGGATCGGCATTGTCGGTTCTTCCATCGGCAATTGACGAGCCGGGCTGTCCTCTACACGGAAATGGTTGTGGCCGATGCCGTGATCCACGGCGATCGCGAACGTCTGCTCGGTTTTTCTGGAGCTGAACAGCCTGTGGCGCTCCAGCTCGGCGGCTCGGATCCGGCAAAACTCGCCGAGGCGGCCAGGATCGGCGCGGAATCCGGCTACACCGAAATCAACCTGAATGTCGGCTGCCCCTCGGATCGCGTCCAGTCCGGCACGTTCGGTGCGTGCCTGATGCGGACGCCCGAACTCGTCGGCGCCTGCGTCGAGGCGATGAAGGCGGCCGTGCCCATCCCCGTGACGGTGAAATGCCGGCTTGGCGTCGACGATCAGGATCCCGAAACGGCGCTCGACGAATTGACCGACGCGGTTTTAGCCACCGGCGCCGATGGGCTTTGGGTCCATGCGCGCAAGGCGTGGCTGGAAGGGTTGAGCCCGAAGGAGAACCGAGAGATCCCGCCGCTCGACTATGGCCGCGTCTATCGCTTGAAGGCGCGCTATCCCGATCGTTTCATCGGCATCAATGGCGGCATACGCACGGTCGCCGAGGCACGGGAACACCTCGCCCATACCGACGGGGTCATGTTCGGCCGTGCCGCCTATCACGAGCCGGGAATGCTTGCCGGTGTCGATGAAATCCTGGGGGAGCGGCCATCCGAACCGGTCGATCTCGCCTGTGTTGTCGAGACGATGGCTGACTATGCCGCGAGGCATATCGAACGGGGAGGGCGTCTCGCCCATGTCACGCGGCACATGACCGGCCTGTTCCACGGTTTGCCCGGCGCGCGACGCTATCGGCAGATCCTTTCGACCGATGCGACGCGCCCCGGCGCAGGGCCCGAAGTGCTTCTTGCCGCTTTTGACGCCGTCCGGCTGGCACCCGCAGAGGAAGCCGCCTGA
- a CDS encoding AzlD domain-containing protein, giving the protein MTFSSYEAWWWPFAFILVGGWLATDSWRYLGVVFGGRMAEDSELLVLVRAVATALVAGVVGNLIFFPTGALATTPVWIRVAAVAVGFAAYLALGRKIIVGIVVAEALFAALLLAI; this is encoded by the coding sequence ATGACCTTTTCCTCGTATGAGGCATGGTGGTGGCCCTTCGCCTTCATTCTGGTCGGCGGCTGGCTGGCGACGGATAGCTGGCGCTATCTCGGCGTCGTCTTCGGCGGCCGGATGGCGGAGGATTCCGAACTGCTCGTGCTGGTCAGGGCTGTGGCGACCGCGCTCGTCGCCGGCGTTGTCGGCAATCTGATCTTCTTTCCAACCGGCGCGCTCGCCACGACACCGGTATGGATCCGCGTTGCGGCGGTCGCGGTCGGGTTTGCCGCCTATCTGGCTCTCGGACGGAAGATCATCGTCGGCATCGTCGTTGCCGAAGCTCTCTTTGCGGCGTTGCTTCTGGCGATATGA
- a CDS encoding AzlC family ABC transporter permease: MAETVFMTGIVWALPGQVVLVGSVLSGSSLAATAFAVALSSIRLMPMVMALVPEMRTRSTRNWVLLLLSHFIAVTSWVLAAERLPDVPRERRTAFYGGLGSTLVLVNMVVVVVIYLVAPHLPTAVSAGLFLLTPIYFITSLWGSAREHAAYYAMGLGVAFGPIFHMIVPGFDLLGAGLVGGLGGYALHRLFRREAAR, encoded by the coding sequence ATGGCCGAGACCGTTTTCATGACAGGCATCGTATGGGCGCTGCCGGGGCAGGTGGTGCTGGTCGGTTCCGTCCTGTCCGGCAGCTCGCTGGCGGCAACCGCCTTCGCCGTCGCCTTGTCGTCCATACGGCTGATGCCGATGGTGATGGCGCTAGTTCCGGAAATGCGCACACGGTCGACCCGCAACTGGGTGCTGCTCCTGCTTTCCCACTTTATCGCCGTGACGTCGTGGGTACTGGCGGCTGAACGGCTGCCTGACGTGCCGAGGGAGCGGCGCACCGCCTTCTACGGCGGCCTCGGCTCGACGCTGGTGCTGGTCAACATGGTCGTGGTGGTCGTCATCTATCTGGTGGCGCCGCATCTGCCGACAGCCGTTTCAGCCGGGCTGTTCCTGCTGACGCCAATCTATTTCATCACCTCGCTGTGGGGCTCGGCACGGGAACATGCCGCCTACTACGCCATGGGGCTCGGCGTGGCGTTCGGCCCGATCTTCCACATGATCGTGCCAGGCTTCGATCTCCTCGGCGCGGGGCTTGTGGGCGGTTTAGGCGGCTATGCGCTGCATCGCCTTTTCAGGCGAGAGGCGGCGCGATGA
- the clpA gene encoding ATP-dependent Clp protease ATP-binding subunit ClpA: protein MPAFSQGLERALHQALTYANERHHEYATLEHLLLALIDDADAGAVMRACNVDLDELKQVLVTYIDTELDNLVTGYDEDSKPTAGFQRVIQRAVIHVQSSGREEVSGANVLVAIFAERESHAAYFLQEQQMTRYDAVNYISHGIAKRPGAGDSRPPRGAEEDQPGAGGGGEPEEGGKKKQQQDALTAYCINLNDKARAGRIDPLIGRESEIARTIQVLCRRSKNNPLYVGDPGVGKTAIAEGLAKRVVEGDVPDVLMNATIFALDMGTLLAGTRYRGDFEERLKQVVKELEEYPGAVLFIDEIHTVIGAGATSGGAMDASNLLKPALSSGAIRCIGSTTYKEFRQFFEKDRALVRRFQKIDVNEPSVDDAIAIMKGLKPYYEDFHKVRYTNEAIKAAVELSARYINDRKLPDKAIDVIDETGASQMLLPESRRRKTISVKEIEATIATMARIPPKTVTTDDEKVLATLEEELKRVVYGQETAISALASAIKLARAGLREPEKPIGSYLFSGPTGVGKTEVAKQLAASLGVELIRFDMSEYMERHTVSRLIGAPPGYVGFDQGGLLTDSVDQHPHCVLLLDEVEKAHPDLFNILLQVMDHGKLTDHNGKKIDFRNVILIMTTNAGAADMAKAAIGFGSSKREGDDMEAINRLFSPEFRNRLDAIIPFGALPVPVVHQVVQKFVIQLEAQLAERRVTFDLSPEAIAWLADKGYDERMGARPLGRVIQEHVKKPLADEVLFGKLKRGGTVKVTVVNDEAGKPGLKLEAISDEVPVHPKKEDPKKAPAPKKKTAKKPSSVKAQAKPRPAGKGPAGQPDAPPQKGRGAAKRSIVPQLPRKS, encoded by the coding sequence ATGCCGGCTTTCTCCCAAGGCCTAGAACGAGCGCTGCATCAAGCGCTCACCTATGCGAATGAGCGTCACCACGAATACGCGACGCTCGAACATCTTCTGCTCGCCCTGATCGACGATGCCGACGCCGGTGCCGTCATGCGGGCCTGCAATGTCGATCTCGACGAACTGAAGCAGGTTCTCGTCACCTATATCGACACGGAACTGGACAATCTCGTCACGGGGTATGACGAGGATTCCAAGCCGACCGCCGGCTTCCAGCGCGTGATCCAGCGTGCCGTCATCCACGTGCAATCGTCCGGCCGTGAGGAGGTGTCGGGCGCCAACGTGCTCGTCGCCATCTTCGCCGAGCGCGAGAGCCACGCCGCCTATTTCCTGCAGGAACAGCAGATGACCCGTTACGACGCGGTCAACTACATCTCGCACGGCATCGCCAAGCGGCCGGGCGCGGGCGATTCGCGGCCGCCGCGTGGAGCCGAGGAAGATCAGCCCGGAGCGGGTGGTGGCGGCGAACCGGAAGAAGGCGGCAAGAAGAAGCAGCAACAGGATGCGCTGACCGCCTACTGCATCAATCTGAACGACAAGGCGCGGGCTGGCCGTATCGATCCGCTGATCGGCCGCGAATCCGAGATCGCCCGCACCATCCAGGTGCTATGCCGCCGCTCCAAGAACAACCCGCTTTACGTGGGCGATCCCGGCGTCGGCAAGACCGCCATCGCGGAAGGCCTTGCCAAGCGCGTCGTCGAGGGCGACGTGCCGGACGTCCTGATGAACGCGACAATCTTCGCGCTCGACATGGGCACGCTGCTTGCCGGAACCCGCTATCGCGGTGATTTCGAGGAGCGGCTGAAACAGGTCGTCAAGGAACTGGAAGAATATCCGGGTGCGGTCCTGTTCATCGACGAGATCCACACGGTGATCGGAGCCGGCGCCACGTCGGGCGGCGCGATGGACGCTTCGAACCTCTTGAAGCCGGCGCTGTCGTCCGGCGCGATCCGCTGCATCGGCTCGACCACGTACAAGGAGTTCCGCCAATTCTTCGAGAAGGACCGCGCACTGGTGCGGCGCTTCCAGAAGATCGACGTGAACGAGCCTTCGGTGGACGACGCTATCGCCATCATGAAGGGTCTGAAGCCCTATTACGAGGACTTCCACAAGGTCCGCTACACCAATGAGGCGATCAAGGCGGCGGTCGAGCTTTCGGCACGTTACATCAACGACCGGAAGCTGCCCGACAAGGCGATCGACGTGATCGACGAGACGGGCGCCTCGCAGATGCTGCTGCCCGAATCCCGCCGTCGCAAGACCATCAGCGTCAAGGAGATCGAGGCGACCATCGCCACGATGGCGCGCATCCCGCCGAAGACGGTGACGACCGACGACGAGAAGGTGCTGGCGACGCTGGAGGAAGAATTGAAGCGCGTCGTCTACGGGCAGGAGACGGCAATCTCCGCTCTTGCCTCCGCGATCAAGCTGGCCCGGGCCGGCCTGCGCGAGCCGGAAAAGCCGATCGGCAGCTATCTGTTCTCCGGCCCGACCGGCGTCGGCAAGACCGAGGTCGCCAAGCAGCTTGCCGCCTCGCTCGGAGTGGAACTGATCCGCTTCGACATGTCGGAATATATGGAGCGGCACACGGTGAGCCGGCTGATCGGCGCGCCTCCGGGCTATGTCGGCTTCGACCAGGGCGGTCTGCTCACCGACAGCGTCGACCAGCATCCGCATTGCGTGCTGCTTCTCGATGAGGTCGAGAAGGCGCATCCGGACTTGTTCAACATCCTGTTGCAGGTCATGGATCACGGCAAGCTGACCGACCATAACGGCAAGAAGATCGACTTCCGCAACGTCATCCTCATCATGACGACGAATGCGGGTGCGGCCGACATGGCGAAGGCCGCTATCGGCTTCGGCTCCTCCAAGCGCGAAGGAGACGACATGGAGGCGATCAACCGGCTCTTCTCGCCGGAGTTCCGCAACCGCCTCGACGCGATCATCCCGTTCGGCGCATTGCCGGTGCCGGTCGTACATCAGGTCGTGCAGAAATTCGTCATTCAGCTCGAGGCGCAGCTTGCCGAGCGCCGCGTCACCTTCGACCTGTCGCCCGAGGCTATCGCCTGGCTGGCGGACAAGGGCTATGACGAACGCATGGGCGCACGGCCGCTCGGCCGGGTCATCCAGGAGCACGTCAAGAAGCCGCTTGCCGACGAGGTGCTCTTCGGCAAGCTGAAGCGCGGCGGCACGGTCAAGGTCACCGTCGTCAACGACGAAGCCGGCAAGCCGGGCCTGAAGCTCGAAGCCATCAGCGACGAGGTGCCGGTGCACCCCAAGAAGGAAGATCCGAAAAAGGCGCCCGCACCGAAGAAGAAGACGGCGAAGAAACCGTCATCGGTGAAGGCGCAGGCAAAGCCCAGGCCTGCAGGCAAGGGACCTGCCGGCCAACCCGACGCCCCCCCGCAAAAGGGCAGGGGTGCGGCCAAGCGGAGTATTGTCCCGCAGCTGCCGCGCAAGTCCTGA
- the clpS gene encoding ATP-dependent Clp protease adapter ClpS, with product MQAGQDRGNGTGRGTAVIARPRQKTKKPSLYRVLILNDDYTPMEFVVHVLERFFQKDRDAATRIMLHVHNHGVGECGVYTFEVAETKVTQVMDFARQHQHPLQCVMEKK from the coding sequence ATGCAGGCGGGCCAGGACCGAGGAAATGGCACCGGGCGTGGTACGGCTGTCATTGCCCGGCCCAGGCAGAAAACGAAGAAGCCGAGCCTTTACCGCGTACTGATCCTGAACGACGACTACACGCCGATGGAATTTGTCGTCCACGTACTGGAGCGTTTTTTCCAGAAAGACCGCGACGCCGCCACCCGCATCATGCTGCATGTTCACAATCACGGTGTCGGAGAGTGCGGGGTATATACATTCGAGGTCGCCGAGACCAAAGTGACGCAAGTCATGGACTTTGCCCGTCAGCATCAGCACCCGCTGCAATGCGTGATGGAGAAGAAGTGA
- a CDS encoding phasin family protein gives MTHTFEEADALGKEFIDSGLKSFASWSKSIQAIALDATEYTKKSYEDGSAAFQKLAAAKSPEAAFEVQSSYAKSAYEGFIAEATKMIDLYAELARDAYKPFEEIAPRAK, from the coding sequence ATGACGCATACATTCGAGGAGGCCGACGCCCTCGGCAAGGAATTCATCGATTCCGGTCTGAAGAGCTTTGCCTCTTGGTCCAAGAGCATCCAGGCGATCGCGCTCGACGCGACCGAGTACACCAAGAAAAGCTACGAGGACGGCAGCGCCGCGTTCCAGAAGCTCGCCGCGGCGAAGTCGCCCGAGGCGGCTTTCGAGGTGCAATCGAGCTACGCTAAGAGCGCATATGAAGGTTTCATCGCCGAAGCCACGAAGATGATCGATCTCTACGCGGAACTGGCACGCGATGCCTACAAGCCGTTCGAAGAGATCGCGCCGAGGGCGAAATAG
- a CDS encoding D-alanyl-D-alanine carboxypeptidase → MASVFVSKFASLTAKAVILSFIVAMMAWSGVAQASTRHAAIVIDAKTGRTLYESNADALRYPASLTKMMTLYLTFEALQSGRISKSTPVPFSAEAASQPPTKLGVKAGGAVTVETAIYALITRSANDAATALGEMLGGSTRNFARTMTATAHRLGMTRTTFKNANGLPDDEQVTTAHDIALLGIALREHFPQYYGYFATRSFQYGRHRIRGHNHLLGRIDGVDGIKTGYTHASGYNLATSVKRDGRSIVAVVLGGKTSRSRDAEMAELIRKYMPRASRRGDPGDYIASRQEVAPAAVAVALPRHDAPTPDKRPARVIPAPETQALALVSEAPEPAARPALKVAEAIASKGVDPVSTASTAPSGWAIQIAATDSETQARAVLDKASKKAPTVLADASPFTAVYQKGGDTYYRARFGGFSSKTQAWDACGALKKRKISCYAVEQ, encoded by the coding sequence GTGGCTTCTGTGTTTGTGTCGAAATTCGCCTCGCTCACGGCAAAAGCAGTCATCCTCTCCTTCATCGTCGCGATGATGGCGTGGTCCGGCGTGGCCCAGGCATCGACGCGCCATGCGGCGATCGTCATCGACGCGAAGACGGGCCGGACGCTCTACGAATCGAACGCGGATGCTTTGCGCTATCCCGCGTCGTTGACCAAGATGATGACGCTCTATCTCACCTTCGAGGCGCTTCAGTCCGGCAGGATATCGAAATCGACGCCGGTGCCGTTCTCGGCCGAGGCCGCTTCCCAGCCGCCGACCAAGCTTGGCGTGAAGGCCGGCGGTGCGGTCACGGTCGAAACAGCCATCTACGCCCTGATAACGCGTTCGGCGAACGACGCGGCGACGGCGCTGGGCGAAATGCTCGGCGGCAGCACACGCAATTTCGCCCGCACCATGACCGCGACCGCGCATCGGCTCGGCATGACGCGCACGACCTTCAAGAACGCCAACGGACTACCGGACGATGAGCAGGTGACGACGGCGCACGACATAGCGCTGCTCGGCATCGCGCTTCGCGAACATTTCCCGCAATATTACGGCTATTTCGCCACGCGCTCCTTCCAATACGGAAGGCACCGGATCAGGGGCCACAACCACCTTCTGGGGCGCATTGACGGCGTGGACGGCATCAAGACCGGCTACACGCACGCCTCCGGCTACAATCTGGCTACATCGGTGAAGCGCGACGGGCGCAGCATCGTGGCGGTCGTGTTGGGTGGCAAGACCAGCCGTTCCCGCGACGCGGAAATGGCCGAGTTGATCCGCAAATACATGCCGCGCGCCTCGCGCCGTGGCGATCCGGGCGACTACATCGCCTCGCGGCAGGAGGTGGCACCGGCAGCCGTAGCGGTTGCGCTCCCCCGCCACGATGCGCCGACCCCCGACAAGCGGCCCGCGCGGGTAATCCCCGCGCCGGAGACGCAGGCACTCGCACTGGTTTCGGAAGCACCAGAGCCAGCCGCGCGGCCTGCTCTCAAGGTCGCCGAGGCCATCGCCAGCAAGGGCGTCGACCCGGTCAGCACTGCCTCCACGGCGCCGAGCGGCTGGGCGATCCAGATCGCCGCGACCGACAGCGAAACGCAGGCCCGCGCCGTGCTCGACAAGGCGAGCAAAAAGGCGCCGACGGTGCTTGCAGACGCTTCGCCTTTCACTGCCGTCTACCAGAAGGGCGGCGACACCTATTACCGCGCGCGCTTCGGCGGCTTCTCGTCGAAGACGCAGGCATGGGACGCCTGCGGCGCACTGAAGAAGCGCAAGATTTCCTGCTACGCGGTGGAGCAATAG